A genomic region of Papaver somniferum cultivar HN1 chromosome 7, ASM357369v1, whole genome shotgun sequence contains the following coding sequences:
- the LOC113297433 gene encoding uncharacterized protein LOC113297433 isoform X1: MVHLAVHLPREAKLVGSVGYSCIYPIERYLGTLKRYVGNKARPEGSIAEAYIINECLTFISMYFTETETKFNRKERNDDELDGSLRRQGAISVFAQKVRPTGAVDIKSLSPEERDQIHWYILNNCEEVQPYMKEHLEKLKKETNNDNLLSQRQQKEFPGWFKNRMFDLRSRNSPEATDELYSLALGFELRANSCSACNLNGVRFHTKQREARRTTQNSGLVVDAEFQGKEIEFYGRLCDVYRGRIPGQL, translated from the exons ATGGTTCATTTGGCTGTTCACTTGCCACGGGAAGCGAAACTTGTTGGATCAGTTGGATATAGCTGTATTTATCCAATCGAAAG gtacCTAGGAACACTTAAACGCTATGTTGGAAATAAAGCGCGCCCAGAAGGTTCAATTGCAGAGGCTTACATCATTAATGAATGTTTGACATTCATCTCGATGTACTTCACTGAAACTGAAACCAAATTTAATCGGAAAGAACGAAATGATGATGAATTAGATGGCAGTCTGCGACGCCAAGGAGCAATATCTGTTTTCGCTCAAAAAGTACGCCCAACTGGTGCTGTAGATATAAAGTCATTGTCACCAGAAGAACGAGATCAGATACATTGGTACATCCTTAACAATTGCGAAGAGGTGCAGCCTTACATGAA GGAACACTTGGAGAAGTTAAAAAAGGAGACAAATAATGATAACTTGCTGTCACAACGGCAACAAAAAGAATTTCCTGGCTGGTTTAAGAATCGG ATGTTTGATTTGCGTTCTAGAAATTCACCAGAAGCTACCGATGAATTGTATTCATTGGCTTTGGGGTTTGAGTTACGAGCAAACTCATGTTCAGCTTGCAACCTGAATGGAGTGCGGTTTCATACGAAACAACGTGAAGCTCGCCGAACAACCCAAAATAGTGGATTGGTAGTTGATGCAGAATTTCAAGGTAAGGAAATTGAGTTTTATGGTAGATTATGTGATGTTTATAGAGGTAGAATACCTGGACAATTATAG
- the LOC113297433 gene encoding uncharacterized protein LOC113297433 isoform X2, whose product MVHLAVHLPREAKLVGSVGYSCIYPIERYLGTLKRYVGNKARPEGSIAEAYIINECLTFISMYFTETETKFNRKERNDDELDGSLRRQGAISVFAQKVRPTGAVDIKSLSPEERDQIHWYILNNCEEVQPYMKEHLEKLKKETNNDNLLSQRQQKEFPGWFKNRKFTRSYR is encoded by the exons ATGGTTCATTTGGCTGTTCACTTGCCACGGGAAGCGAAACTTGTTGGATCAGTTGGATATAGCTGTATTTATCCAATCGAAAG gtacCTAGGAACACTTAAACGCTATGTTGGAAATAAAGCGCGCCCAGAAGGTTCAATTGCAGAGGCTTACATCATTAATGAATGTTTGACATTCATCTCGATGTACTTCACTGAAACTGAAACCAAATTTAATCGGAAAGAACGAAATGATGATGAATTAGATGGCAGTCTGCGACGCCAAGGAGCAATATCTGTTTTCGCTCAAAAAGTACGCCCAACTGGTGCTGTAGATATAAAGTCATTGTCACCAGAAGAACGAGATCAGATACATTGGTACATCCTTAACAATTGCGAAGAGGTGCAGCCTTACATGAA GGAACACTTGGAGAAGTTAAAAAAGGAGACAAATAATGATAACTTGCTGTCACAACGGCAACAAAAAGAATTTCCTGGCTGGTTTAAGAATCGG AAATTCACCAGAAGCTACCGATGA